One region of Prinia subflava isolate CZ2003 ecotype Zambia chromosome 6, Cam_Psub_1.2, whole genome shotgun sequence genomic DNA includes:
- the ORMDL1 gene encoding ORM1-like protein 1, with product MNVGVAHSEVNPNTRVMNSRGMWLTYALGVGMLHIVLLSIPFFSVPVAWTLTNVIHNLGMYVFLHAVKGTPFETPDQGKARLLTHWEQLDYGVQFTSSRKFFTISPIILYFLTSFYTKYDPTHFILNTASLLTVLIPKLPQLHGVRIFGINKY from the exons ATGAACGTAGGAGTTGCCCACAGCGAGGTAAATCCGAACACTCGAGTGATGAACAGCCGTGGAATGTGGCTGACATATGCGCTGGGAGTCGGCATGCTGCACATTGTCCTGCTCAGCATTCCCTTCTTTAGCGTCCCTGTCGCCTGGACTTTAACCAATGTCATTCACAACCTG gGAATGTATGTGTTTTTGCATGCAGTAAAGGGAACTCCTTTTGAAACACCTGATCAGGGCAAAGCTAGGCTACTAACACACTGGGAACAACTGGATTATGGAGTACAATTCACATCTTCAAGGAAGTTCTTCACAATCTCTCCTATAATTCT GTACTTCCTGACGAGTTTCTATACAAAGTATGATCCAACACACTTCATCCTCAACACAGCCTCTCTCCTGACCGTGCTTATCCCcaagctgccacagctgcatgGGGTTCGGATCTTTGGCATCAATAAATACTAA
- the OSGEPL1 gene encoding tRNA N6-adenosine threonylcarbamoyltransferase, mitochondrial isoform X2: MKLAVSWEKHCTVRRKFTYSGIIPVVAQQLHRENIEQVVQEALCASGVSVAELAAVATTVKPGLALSLGVGLQYSLGLVSRHQKPFIPIHHMEAHALTIRLTHHLEFPFLVLLISGGHCLLAVAQGVSEFLLLGQSIDIAPGDMLDKVARRLSLRKHPECHSMAGGKAIEHLAQTGNQGVLTFRLPMQHYRNCHFSFSGLQNLVNNAIAQKEKEEGIQEGEILSCVKDVAAAVQHAVAVHIIQRTYRAMLFCIKNSILPSKNATLVVSGGVASNQYIRKGLQKLADANDFALLCPPPRLCTDNGVMIAWNGIERLRAGLGVLHSTAGIRYEPRAPLGIDISKRVEEDSIKVPKLKKIRWLAS, encoded by the exons ATGAAGCTGGCCGTGTCCTGGGAGAAGCACTGCACTGTCAGAAGGAAGTTCACTTACA GCGGAATAATTCCCGTGGTGGCACAGCAGCTTCACAGAGAAAACATCGAGCAAGTGGTTCAAGAGGCCCTGTGTGCCAGCGGCGTTTCTGTGGCCGAGCTGGCGGCTGTGGCGACCACGGTGAAACCCGGGCTGGCTCTGAGCCTGGGCGTGGGGCTGCAGTACAGCCTGGGCTTGGTCAGCAGGCACCAGAAGCCCTTCATCCCCATCCATCACATGGAGGCTCACGCACTGACCATCAGGCTCACACATCACCTGGAATTCCCCTTCTTAGTTCTCCTGATCTCTGGAGGCCACTGTCTCTTGGCAGTAGCACAAGGAGTTTCAGAGTTCCTCCTGCTTGGACAGTCCATCGATATCGCTCCAGGTGACATGCTGGATAAG GTGGCACGGAGACTGTCTCTAAGAAAGCACCCAGAGTGCCACAGCATGGCTGGGGGGAAGGCCATAGAGCACTTGGCTCAGACTGGGAACCAGGGAGTGCTCACCTTCCGCCTGCCCATGCAGCACTATCGGAACTGCCACTTCTCTTTCTCCGGACTTCAAAACCTTGTCAATAATGCCattgcacagaaagaaaaagaagaag GTATTCAGGAAGGTGAGATCCTGTCCTGTGTTAAGgatgttgctgctgctgtacagCATGCAGTGGCTGTTCATATTATCCAGAGGACGTATCGAGCCATGCTCTTCTGCATCAAAAACAGCATATTACCATCAAAAAATGCCACTTTG GTTGTATCAGGAGGTGTTGCAAGTAATCAGTATATCCGAAAAGGTCTACAGAAACTGGCAGATGCAAATGATTTTGCTTTACTGTGTCCTCCTCCAAGACTCTGCACTGATAATGGTGTTATGATTGCATG GAATGGCATTGAAAGGTTACGTGCAGGACTGGGGGTTCTACACAGTACTGCAGGCATCCGCTACGAGCCAAG
- the OSGEPL1 gene encoding tRNA N6-adenosine threonylcarbamoyltransferase, mitochondrial isoform X1 codes for MNSLAKSVLQSVKHGRAAWLRNSSAHPGKQRFPRLVLGIETSCDDTGAAVVDEAGRVLGEALHCQKEVHLQTGGIIPVVAQQLHRENIEQVVQEALCASGVSVAELAAVATTVKPGLALSLGVGLQYSLGLVSRHQKPFIPIHHMEAHALTIRLTHHLEFPFLVLLISGGHCLLAVAQGVSEFLLLGQSIDIAPGDMLDKVARRLSLRKHPECHSMAGGKAIEHLAQTGNQGVLTFRLPMQHYRNCHFSFSGLQNLVNNAIAQKEKEEGIQEGEILSCVKDVAAAVQHAVAVHIIQRTYRAMLFCIKNSILPSKNATLVVSGGVASNQYIRKGLQKLADANDFALLCPPPRLCTDNGVMIAWNGIERLRAGLGVLHSTAGIRYEPRAPLGIDISKRVEEDSIKVPKLKKIRWLAS; via the exons ATGAACAGCCTTGCCAAAAGCGTTTTGCAGTCAGTTAAGCACGGCCGAGCTGCGTGGctgaggaacagctctgctcaccCTGGAAAGCAGCGATTTCCTAGACTGGTGTTGGGAATCGAGACGAGCTGTGACGACACCGGCGCTGCTGTGGTGGATGAAGCTGGCCGTGTCCTGGGAGAAGCACTGCACTGTCAGAAGGAAGTTCACTTACA AACAGGCGGAATAATTCCCGTGGTGGCACAGCAGCTTCACAGAGAAAACATCGAGCAAGTGGTTCAAGAGGCCCTGTGTGCCAGCGGCGTTTCTGTGGCCGAGCTGGCGGCTGTGGCGACCACGGTGAAACCCGGGCTGGCTCTGAGCCTGGGCGTGGGGCTGCAGTACAGCCTGGGCTTGGTCAGCAGGCACCAGAAGCCCTTCATCCCCATCCATCACATGGAGGCTCACGCACTGACCATCAGGCTCACACATCACCTGGAATTCCCCTTCTTAGTTCTCCTGATCTCTGGAGGCCACTGTCTCTTGGCAGTAGCACAAGGAGTTTCAGAGTTCCTCCTGCTTGGACAGTCCATCGATATCGCTCCAGGTGACATGCTGGATAAG GTGGCACGGAGACTGTCTCTAAGAAAGCACCCAGAGTGCCACAGCATGGCTGGGGGGAAGGCCATAGAGCACTTGGCTCAGACTGGGAACCAGGGAGTGCTCACCTTCCGCCTGCCCATGCAGCACTATCGGAACTGCCACTTCTCTTTCTCCGGACTTCAAAACCTTGTCAATAATGCCattgcacagaaagaaaaagaagaag GTATTCAGGAAGGTGAGATCCTGTCCTGTGTTAAGgatgttgctgctgctgtacagCATGCAGTGGCTGTTCATATTATCCAGAGGACGTATCGAGCCATGCTCTTCTGCATCAAAAACAGCATATTACCATCAAAAAATGCCACTTTG GTTGTATCAGGAGGTGTTGCAAGTAATCAGTATATCCGAAAAGGTCTACAGAAACTGGCAGATGCAAATGATTTTGCTTTACTGTGTCCTCCTCCAAGACTCTGCACTGATAATGGTGTTATGATTGCATG GAATGGCATTGAAAGGTTACGTGCAGGACTGGGGGTTCTACACAGTACTGCAGGCATCCGCTACGAGCCAAG